Proteins encoded by one window of Gemmatimonadota bacterium:
- a CDS encoding EamA family transporter has translation MTPATTRSSATQNPSPERGLSPAAGMVLVTLFWGGNFTATKLAFTQIEPLAFTALRFVLATVVIWFIVRRVEGPAPLPAGTLWPLIVLGVVGNTFYQIFFVEGLARTSATKSSLILAAMPVVVTVAASLLGVEKVSKRQGIAILLATIGVVIVVFARGGTLGGGISMGEILLLGGVVTWAIYTLLLRHWKLPISALRLTAWTLYTGTPGLVIVGIPALLRTDWGKVSVAGWGGTLYAALLSLIAAYILWNRGVAKLGAARTVAYNTIVPLVATVIAIIGLGERPGIAHLIGGVLIVGGVLLTRGEVAAEG, from the coding sequence ATGACACCCGCCACCACCCGGTCCAGCGCCACCCAGAACCCCTCCCCGGAGCGGGGGCTCTCCCCGGCCGCCGGGATGGTGCTGGTGACCCTCTTCTGGGGCGGGAACTTCACCGCCACCAAGCTTGCCTTCACCCAGATCGAGCCGCTCGCCTTCACGGCGCTCCGATTCGTCCTGGCCACGGTGGTGATCTGGTTCATCGTCCGGCGGGTCGAGGGGCCGGCGCCGTTGCCAGCGGGGACGCTCTGGCCGCTGATCGTCCTCGGGGTCGTCGGCAACACCTTCTACCAGATCTTCTTCGTCGAGGGGCTGGCGCGGACCTCGGCCACCAAGAGTTCGCTCATCCTCGCGGCGATGCCGGTGGTCGTGACGGTGGCGGCGTCGCTGCTTGGAGTCGAGAAGGTCAGCAAGCGCCAGGGAATCGCGATCCTGCTCGCGACGATTGGCGTCGTCATCGTGGTCTTCGCTCGTGGCGGGACGCTCGGTGGCGGGATTTCGATGGGAGAAATTCTGCTGCTCGGCGGGGTGGTGACCTGGGCGATCTACACCCTGTTGCTCCGCCACTGGAAACTGCCGATCTCGGCGCTGCGGCTCACGGCCTGGACCTTGTACACCGGCACCCCCGGCTTGGTGATCGTCGGCATTCCAGCCTTGCTGCGTACCGACTGGGGCAAGGTTTCCGTCGCGGGGTGGGGGGGCACGCTCTACGCCGCGCTGCTCTCGCTGATTGCGGCGTACATCCTCTGGAATCGCGGCGTCGCCAAACTCGGCGCCGCGCGCACGGTCGCGTACAACACCATCGTGCCGCTGGTAGCGACGGTGATCGCAATCATCGGGTTGGGTGAACGCCCCGGCATCGCGCATCTCATCGGCGGTGTGCTGATCGTGGGTGGGGTCTTGCTGACGCGGGGTGAGGTCGCGGCGGAAGGCTAG
- the lepA gene encoding translation elongation factor 4, whose protein sequence is MNQDRIRNFCIVAHIDHGKSTLADRLIEVTQTVSKREMREQLLDTMDLERERGITIKLNAVRMGYVARDGVEYELNLIDTPGHVDFTYEVSRSLAACEGAILVVDASQGIQAQTLSNLFLALDAGLEIIPVLNKIDLPGAEPEKRAQEIMDLIGARREEILAVSAKDGTGVPDLLEAVVARVPAPTGDRDAPLRALIFDSYYDRYRGATPSIRVVDGELKKGMSIAFGAHPEDVYTVDEVGVLTLGQRPTPALQAGEVGYFVANLRDVRDARVGDTVVDSKNPTSDLLPGYRDVKSMVFAGCYPTDAAQYEDLRDALEKLRLNDASLQYEPESSTALGFGFRCGFLGLLHLEIVQERLEREFGLDLITTVPTVKYHVYLTDGEMVGVQNPSELADPANITRIEEPYVKARIMAPTEYIGGIMNLGQERRGEYIGMTYLDSARVEFTFEFPLGEIVLDFYDKLKSISRGYASLDYEMSGFRASPLVKLDMLLNGDPIDAFSVIIHRDKAYEWGRKLASKLKELIPRQLFAVAIQAAIGTKVIARESISPMRKDVLAKCYGGDITRKRKLLEKQKEGKKRMKQVGSVEIPQEAFLAVLQVD, encoded by the coding sequence ATGAATCAGGACAGGATCCGGAATTTCTGCATCGTCGCACATATCGATCATGGCAAGTCCACGCTCGCGGACCGGCTCATCGAGGTGACCCAGACGGTCTCCAAGCGCGAGATGCGCGAACAGCTGCTCGACACGATGGATCTCGAACGGGAACGCGGGATCACCATCAAGCTCAACGCCGTCCGGATGGGCTACGTCGCCCGGGACGGGGTCGAGTACGAGCTGAACCTCATCGATACTCCCGGGCACGTCGACTTCACCTATGAGGTCTCGCGATCGCTGGCGGCCTGCGAGGGCGCGATCCTCGTGGTCGACGCCTCTCAGGGGATCCAGGCCCAGACGCTCTCGAACCTCTTCCTGGCGCTCGATGCCGGGCTCGAGATCATTCCGGTCCTCAACAAGATCGACCTCCCGGGGGCCGAGCCCGAGAAGCGCGCCCAGGAGATCATGGACCTCATTGGGGCCAGGCGGGAAGAGATCCTCGCCGTCTCCGCCAAGGACGGCACCGGCGTCCCCGATCTGCTCGAGGCCGTGGTGGCGCGTGTCCCGGCTCCGACGGGCGATCGCGATGCCCCGCTCCGCGCCCTCATCTTCGACTCCTACTATGACCGCTATCGCGGCGCCACGCCGAGTATCCGGGTGGTCGATGGCGAACTGAAGAAGGGGATGAGCATCGCGTTCGGTGCTCACCCCGAAGATGTGTACACCGTGGATGAGGTCGGCGTGCTCACCCTCGGGCAGCGGCCGACGCCGGCGTTGCAGGCGGGCGAAGTCGGCTACTTCGTCGCCAACCTGCGCGATGTGCGCGATGCCCGAGTGGGCGACACGGTGGTCGACTCGAAGAACCCCACCAGCGATCTCCTCCCCGGCTATCGCGACGTGAAGTCGATGGTCTTTGCCGGCTGCTATCCCACCGATGCGGCGCAGTACGAAGACCTGCGGGACGCCCTCGAGAAGCTCCGCCTCAACGATGCCTCGCTGCAGTACGAGCCCGAGTCGTCGACGGCGCTCGGCTTCGGCTTTCGCTGCGGCTTCCTCGGCCTGCTGCACCTCGAGATCGTGCAGGAACGTCTGGAGCGCGAATTCGGGCTCGACCTGATCACCACCGTGCCGACGGTGAAGTATCACGTCTACCTCACCGACGGCGAGATGGTCGGCGTACAGAATCCGAGTGAGCTGGCCGATCCTGCCAATATCACGCGGATCGAGGAGCCCTACGTGAAGGCGCGCATCATGGCGCCCACCGAGTACATCGGCGGCATCATGAATCTCGGCCAGGAACGGCGCGGCGAATACATCGGGATGACCTATCTCGATTCGGCGCGCGTGGAATTCACCTTCGAGTTCCCGCTCGGCGAGATCGTGCTCGACTTCTACGACAAGCTCAAGTCGATCTCACGTGGCTATGCCTCGCTCGACTACGAGATGTCGGGCTTCCGCGCCTCGCCGCTGGTCAAGCTCGACATGTTGCTCAATGGCGATCCGATCGATGCCTTCAGCGTGATCATCCACCGCGACAAGGCGTACGAATGGGGGCGCAAGCTGGCGTCGAAGCTCAAGGAGCTGATCCCGCGGCAACTCTTCGCGGTGGCAATCCAGGCGGCGATCGGCACCAAGGTGATCGCACGCGAAAGCATCTCGCCGATGCGGAAGGACGTGCTGGCGAAGTGCTACGGCGGTGACATCACCCGGAAGCGCAAGCTCCTGGAGAAGCAGAAGGAAGGCAAGAAGCGAATGAAGCAGGTCGGATCGGTCGAAATTCCGCAGGAGGCGTTCCTGGCCGTCCTTCAGGTCGATTGA